The window AACGGCAGGCAAGCCTGGTAACGAGCCCCGGAACATGGTAGAGATCGTACACGCGTTCGTTCGAACTTTCGTACGTGTTCGGCTTCCCCGGGGGTGCGTGTGGTCACGCTCAAGCTGGTGCCAACGCTGTCCGACGACGCGATCCACTTCGATCCCTTCGAGCAGGCAGTCCGGGCCGGTGCAGGGCGGACGGCGGCGTTGCGGGCCGTCGACGGGCGGCCGGTGCGGCGAAGCGGCGACGTGCGTCGCGTGCGCCGCGCAGCGCCCGACGCGGCGCCGCGCGACCCGGCGCCGCGTGATGGGGCGCCGCGCGACCGGGCGCCGCGTGATGGGGCGCCGCGGGAGGCCGCGGCTCGCGGAGCGGCGCGGTGCCAGGCCGGCGGGGCGAAGCGGGTTGCGGGCGAGGCGGCGCGTGCCGCTGTGGGCGACGGGCCGGCGCGGGACGGCGCTGCGCGCGTGCCTGCGCCGCGGCGCCCGGAGGGGCCGCGGTCCGCGCCGGGACGCAAGCGTCGGGTGGCGACGCCTCGCGCGGCCGACCCGAGGCGGGCACCGCACTCCGCCGGGGCACCGCCGGTGCGGCTCACCCGCCGGGGGAGGGCGCTGGTACGCAGCGTCGCGCTGGTCGGCGTGGCCCTGACCGCGTTCGCGTTCTCGGTGTCCACCCGGGCCGACGGCGTCACCCCGGTGTCGTCCCGCAGCATGGTCGTCACCGAACGCGACACGCTCTGGACGATCGCCGAGGACATCGCACCCGACCGGCCGCGCAGCGAGACGATGGCCGAGATCCGGGAACTCAACGACATGTCCGACTCCACCGTCCGAGTCGGCGAGCGCTTGCTCCTCCCCGCTCACTAGAGCCGCGGCGCCGCGAAGCGCTGCACACTTTGTGCCCTCATAGGGGCACAGAATGTGCAGCGCCTCCACGCGGGACGATTGCCCGCACCCGACGGACCTCGGGAGCCTCGGTAGGGTGGCATTCCGGCGCGGGCGGCGGCGGCCGCGAGGGATCGCGCCGGATCGGAGTGTGCATGGACGCCGGAGAGGGCAACGGGCCGCCCCGGCGGCGACAGCTCCGCGTCGCGCTGGTCTACGTGGGCCAGCCGGAGAGCGAGTCCCGGCCGGTGATGAGCCCGCCGATCGGTCCGCAGCTGCTGGGAACCCTGCTGCTCGAGCACGGGGGCGACGTCGAGCTGTTCGACTCGCGTCTGCAGCCGGCCGACGCCCTGCTCGCCGCGGTCGACGACTTCGATCCGCACCTCGTCGGGTTCAGCTACCTGTCGCCGAACGCGGCCGAGGCCGTCGCGCTGGCCCATGCGGTCCGGCGGCCCGGGCGGGCGGTGGTCGCCGGTGGGGTGCACGCCAGCATCCACACCGAGGCCACGGTGGCGACCGGCGCGTTCGACTGTGTGATCCGGCGCGAGGGTGAGTCGGCGATTCTCGACCTGTACGACCGGGTGGCCGCGGGCGAGGAACTGCCGCGTGTCGTCGAGGGGACGCCCTGGCCCGACATCGACGCGTTGCCGCCCTACGCGGACTTCGACTGCTACCGCGGCGTCTACGCGGGCTCCGACGGCTACCGGCCGGTCTACCTGCAACTCGGCCGGGGCTGCCCGATGCAGTGCACGTTCTGCGAGCTGCCGAACCGCTCGGTGTTCGAGCCGCCGCGCCGACGTTTCCGCTCGGTCGACCGGGTGATGGCCGAGTTGCACGAGTACGTCCGCCGCTGGGGTGTGGACTTCGTGACGATCGCCGACCCGATCGCCACCCTCAACTTGCCGTTGCTGACGGGCGTCGTCCGAAGAATGGACGCGGAGCTGCCGCACGTCGGATTGATGTTCAACGGGCACGTGAACCGGTTCAACCGTGCGCTCGCCGAATGCCTGGGCGAAGCCCAGACCGGGCGGGACCGGGAGGGGCAGCGGATCACGGTCTGGTTCGGCTTCGAGAGCGGCTCACAGCGGCTGCTGGAGTTCATGCGCAAGCGCACGTCGGTGGCCGACGGTGTCGCGGTGGCGCAGCTCTGCCGCGAGTACGACGTCCAGGTGGGCGCGAACCTGTTGCTCGGTGTACCGACCGAGACCGACGAGGACTACGCGGCCCACCACGCGTTCATGGATGCGGTCGCCCCGACGTTCCCGAACCCGAACATCCTCAACCCGCTGCCGGGCACCGAGATGTACGAGTACTGCGCGGCCAACGGATTACTGCGCGACCCGGCCGACTACTCGATCTGGCGCGACACCGACATCGCCGCCCGGGGCGAGGGACCGGTGCTCGGCATCGACTACCAGCGGGTGCTGGCCACCTACCGGCACTACCGCGACGAACCCGCACCGGAGTCGGAAGAACGCTACCAGTCGTGGGCCGCCGCCGAGTGAACCACAACAGGTTGTGGATAACCGCGCCGAGCGTTGCGCGCTGTGTCACCGGTGATCAACAGCCCGTAGAAGTTGCCGGTGTTTCGTCCGAGATCCGCGATTTCTCCGGCGGGTCGGCTTGCGGTCGTGGGACCACAGGCCTACTGTCGCCACTAGATCTAGTGCTTACGGGCATGTAACTCACCTACCAGTAGGGTCGAGGTCCTGTTGAGGGCCGCCGATCCTTCCGTGGTGCGTACGGTTCGAGCACTGGATGGACGACGGCACGAGCGACGGGAAGGAGGGCGCACCGTGAAGTGCCCGTACTGCCGGCACCCCGACTCGCGGGTGGTCGACTCCCGCGAAGCCGAGGACGGCCAGGTCACCCGGCGGCGGCGTTCCTGCACCCGATGCTCCCGGCGCTTCACCACGGTGGAGGAGCCGGTGCTGGCCGTCGTCAAGCGCAGTGGGGTCAGTGAGCCGTTCAGCCGCGCCAAGGTCGTCGCGGGTGTCCGCAAGGCATGCCAGGGGCGGCCGGTCGACGCGGACGCGTTGGCCGTACTGGCCCAGAAGGTCGAGGAGGCGGTCCGGGCACGGGGCGCCGCCGAGGTCGCGTCGCACGAGGTGGGGTTGGCCATCCTCGGTCCGCTCCGCGAACTCGACGAGGTGGCCTACATCCGGTTCGCCAGCGTCTACCGCGCGTTCTCCTCGCTGGAGGACTTCGAAGCGGAGATCGCCGCGCTCCGGGAGAACCGGCCCGCAGACGAGGCCGACGCTCCCCGTCCGGTGGTCGACGTGACCGCGTCACCGCCGCTGGCGGCCGATCAGCTTCAGCCCATCAGCCCCTAGGCGGGCCGGGCGCGACACAGGTGTGAATGGTCCGGCGATGCCGCCGGGCACGGCGGTTCGGTTCGGGGCGGACCCGAAACGCCGGAGCGCGGCTCTCGCGTGCGCTCGAGTAATCGAAAAGCGGAATTCCTAAGCACAACCCGGCGAGCGCGTCAGCGCGCGCTTCGCCATGCCCACGCAACGTGGGCCAAGAGTTCGTCTACAGGCGAGAA is drawn from Cryptosporangium aurantiacum and contains these coding sequences:
- a CDS encoding B12-binding domain-containing radical SAM protein, translated to MDAGEGNGPPRRRQLRVALVYVGQPESESRPVMSPPIGPQLLGTLLLEHGGDVELFDSRLQPADALLAAVDDFDPHLVGFSYLSPNAAEAVALAHAVRRPGRAVVAGGVHASIHTEATVATGAFDCVIRREGESAILDLYDRVAAGEELPRVVEGTPWPDIDALPPYADFDCYRGVYAGSDGYRPVYLQLGRGCPMQCTFCELPNRSVFEPPRRRFRSVDRVMAELHEYVRRWGVDFVTIADPIATLNLPLLTGVVRRMDAELPHVGLMFNGHVNRFNRALAECLGEAQTGRDREGQRITVWFGFESGSQRLLEFMRKRTSVADGVAVAQLCREYDVQVGANLLLGVPTETDEDYAAHHAFMDAVAPTFPNPNILNPLPGTEMYEYCAANGLLRDPADYSIWRDTDIAARGEGPVLGIDYQRVLATYRHYRDEPAPESEERYQSWAAAE
- the nrdR gene encoding transcriptional regulator NrdR, whose protein sequence is MKCPYCRHPDSRVVDSREAEDGQVTRRRRSCTRCSRRFTTVEEPVLAVVKRSGVSEPFSRAKVVAGVRKACQGRPVDADALAVLAQKVEEAVRARGAAEVASHEVGLAILGPLRELDEVAYIRFASVYRAFSSLEDFEAEIAALRENRPADEADAPRPVVDVTASPPLAADQLQPISP
- a CDS encoding LysM peptidoglycan-binding domain-containing protein, which produces MPTLSDDAIHFDPFEQAVRAGAGRTAALRAVDGRPVRRSGDVRRVRRAAPDAAPRDPAPRDGAPRDRAPRDGAPREAAARGAARCQAGGAKRVAGEAARAAVGDGPARDGAARVPAPRRPEGPRSAPGRKRRVATPRAADPRRAPHSAGAPPVRLTRRGRALVRSVALVGVALTAFAFSVSTRADGVTPVSSRSMVVTERDTLWTIAEDIAPDRPRSETMAEIRELNDMSDSTVRVGERLLLPAH